One window of Neisseria subflava genomic DNA carries:
- the pilW gene encoding type IV pilus biogenesis/stability protein PilW — protein MKIKFGFALLTALTLSACASSSGPSPKERAIQVSNIKTQLAVEYMRGQNYRQATESIEEALKFNSKNDIAWLVRAEIYQYLKVRDKAQESFLKALSLKPDSAEVNNNYGWFLCNQMNAPAESMAYFDKALADPTYPSPFIANMNKGICSARLGQYSLAQAYLERSLAANPQFFPAFKELARTKMMAGNLNDADYYFRQYQSKVDVLQADDLLLGWRLATALGNKHAAYEYEAQLRANFPYSDELQTVTTGH, from the coding sequence ATGAAAATCAAGTTCGGATTCGCTTTACTTACCGCACTGACTCTTTCTGCCTGCGCATCCTCTTCCGGACCAAGCCCCAAAGAACGTGCCATTCAGGTTTCCAATATCAAAACCCAGCTTGCCGTAGAATATATGCGCGGCCAAAACTATCGCCAAGCTACCGAAAGTATCGAAGAGGCGCTTAAATTCAATTCAAAAAACGATATTGCTTGGTTGGTACGCGCTGAAATTTATCAGTATCTGAAAGTCCGCGATAAAGCTCAGGAAAGCTTTCTTAAAGCATTGTCTTTAAAACCGGATAGTGCTGAAGTTAACAACAATTACGGTTGGTTCTTATGCAATCAAATGAATGCACCTGCCGAATCTATGGCTTATTTTGATAAAGCACTGGCCGACCCGACCTACCCGAGCCCCTTTATTGCCAACATGAATAAAGGCATTTGCAGCGCAAGGTTAGGCCAATACTCTTTAGCCCAAGCCTATTTGGAAAGGTCTTTAGCAGCGAATCCGCAATTCTTCCCTGCTTTCAAAGAACTTGCCCGAACCAAAATGATGGCAGGCAATCTCAACGATGCCGACTATTATTTCCGCCAATACCAAAGTAAAGTCGATGTCCTGCAGGCTGACGATTTGCTCTTAGGCTGGCGTTTGGCTACCGCCTTGGGCAATAAACACGCCGCATACGAATACGAAGCCCAACTTAGGGCAAACTTCCCATATTCAGACGAACTACAAACCGTCACAACAGGCCACTAA
- the rlmN gene encoding 23S rRNA (adenine(2503)-C(2))-methyltransferase RlmN, which produces MKTNLLNYDLNGLTQHFAEMGEKPFRAKQVMRWMHQAGAQNFEEMTDLAKSLRAKLNEQATIEVPKLMMAQESTDGTRKWLLDVGTGNGVETVFIPEADRGTLCISSQVGCALECTFCSTGRQGFNRNLTAAEIIGQLWWANKAMGVTPKNERVISNVVMMGMGEPMANFDNVVTALSIMLDDHGYGLSRRRVTVSTSGMVPQMDRLRDAMPVALAVSLHASNDEVRDQIVPLNKKYPLKELMAACQRYLVKAPRDFITFEYVMLDGINDKAQHARELIELVKDVPCKFNLIPFNPFPNSGYERSTNENIRIFRDILQQAGFVVTVRKTRGDDIDAACGQLAGQVQDKTRRQQKWQQILVEQ; this is translated from the coding sequence ATGAAAACCAATCTACTGAACTACGATTTAAACGGACTGACGCAACACTTTGCTGAAATGGGCGAAAAACCTTTTCGTGCCAAGCAGGTAATGCGTTGGATGCATCAAGCGGGTGCACAAAACTTTGAAGAAATGACTGACTTGGCCAAATCATTGCGGGCCAAATTGAATGAACAAGCCACAATCGAGGTGCCTAAATTAATGATGGCACAAGAATCTACTGATGGCACACGCAAATGGTTGCTGGATGTCGGCACGGGCAACGGTGTAGAAACCGTTTTCATTCCCGAGGCTGACCGCGGTACTTTGTGTATCTCTTCCCAAGTTGGTTGTGCATTGGAATGCACCTTCTGCTCTACCGGACGACAAGGTTTCAACCGCAACCTGACTGCCGCTGAAATCATCGGTCAGCTTTGGTGGGCCAATAAAGCCATGGGCGTTACCCCTAAAAATGAACGCGTTATCTCCAATGTTGTGATGATGGGCATGGGCGAACCCATGGCAAACTTTGACAATGTTGTTACTGCTTTGAGCATTATGCTGGATGATCACGGCTACGGCTTGAGCCGTCGCCGCGTGACTGTTTCCACTTCGGGCATGGTTCCACAAATGGACAGACTGCGTGATGCAATGCCTGTTGCTTTGGCTGTATCTTTACACGCATCCAACGATGAAGTGCGCGATCAGATTGTTCCCCTCAACAAAAAATACCCGCTCAAAGAATTGATGGCGGCCTGTCAACGTTATTTGGTCAAAGCACCCCGTGACTTTATTACCTTTGAATACGTTATGCTCGACGGTATCAACGATAAAGCACAACATGCGCGTGAATTGATTGAATTGGTTAAAGACGTACCCTGCAAATTCAATCTGATTCCGTTCAATCCTTTCCCAAATTCCGGCTACGAACGTTCTACCAATGAAAATATCCGTATCTTCCGCGATATTCTGCAACAAGCCGGCTTTGTCGTTACTGTCCGCAAAACCCGCGGCGACGATATTGATGCCGCTTGCGGACAATTGGCCGGACAAGTACAAGATAAAACACGCCGCCAACAAAAATGGCAACAAATTTTGGTCGAACAATAA
- the ndk gene encoding nucleoside-diphosphate kinase, with amino-acid sequence MAIERTISIIKPDAVEKNVIGKIYSRFEENGLRIIAAKMKHLSDREAKEFYAVHKDRPFYEDLVKFMTRNPVMIQVLEGENAVAKNRELMGATNPADAAPGTIRADFAESVSVNAVHGSDSVENAAIEIAYFFSQSEICPR; translated from the coding sequence ATGGCCATCGAACGTACGATTTCCATCATCAAACCCGATGCAGTAGAAAAAAACGTCATCGGCAAGATTTACAGCCGCTTTGAAGAAAACGGCTTGCGCATTATTGCGGCGAAAATGAAACATCTCTCTGATCGTGAAGCGAAAGAGTTTTATGCCGTACACAAAGACCGCCCTTTTTATGAAGACTTGGTTAAATTCATGACACGCAATCCTGTCATGATTCAAGTGTTGGAAGGTGAAAACGCCGTTGCAAAAAATCGTGAATTGATGGGCGCAACCAATCCAGCCGATGCAGCTCCGGGTACAATCCGTGCCGACTTTGCAGAATCTGTCAGTGTTAATGCCGTACATGGTTCTGACAGCGTTGAAAATGCTGCGATTGAAATTGCTTACTTCTTCAGCCAAAGCGAAATCTGCCCACGCTAA
- the zapE gene encoding cell division protein ZapE, translated as MSNRDQLFTPPPFENHSPLTWYQAAAEQPNFIRDEAQARAIEYLDRLWTELMMFKRKRNRFLGRSLRSPQVPKGLYFYGGVGRGKSFLMDAFFGCLPYRRKRRVHFHAFMAEIHQRLKVLKSEANPLKAVATEIAKETRVLCFDEFHVSDIADAMILGRLLENLLSEGVVLVATSNYAPSELYPQGQNRSSFLPTIALIESNLTVLNVDGGEDYRLRTLRPAEIFFVPNNEENEQKLAALFKEMSGISELNPGISIIHGREIPHKAQSERAIWFDFRALCFGPRSQADYLYLAEHYEMVFLSGLERLTPQEKAEARRLTWLIDVLYDFRVKLCATSTVGVNDIYVEGDFAEEFTRTASRMIEMQSEVYLEQPHLTLSK; from the coding sequence ATGAGCAATAGAGATCAACTATTCACACCACCTCCATTTGAAAACCACAGCCCATTGACTTGGTATCAAGCTGCAGCCGAACAGCCCAACTTTATCCGTGACGAAGCACAAGCACGAGCCATTGAATATTTGGATCGCTTGTGGACCGAGTTGATGATGTTCAAACGCAAACGCAACCGTTTTCTCGGCCGCAGCCTACGCTCCCCCCAAGTACCAAAAGGACTCTATTTTTATGGCGGCGTAGGACGCGGTAAAAGTTTCCTGATGGATGCTTTTTTTGGCTGCCTCCCTTATCGCCGTAAGCGCCGCGTGCATTTCCATGCCTTTATGGCCGAAATTCATCAACGACTGAAAGTCTTAAAAAGCGAAGCCAATCCCTTAAAAGCCGTTGCAACAGAAATTGCCAAAGAAACACGCGTATTATGTTTTGACGAGTTTCATGTCAGCGATATTGCAGATGCCATGATTCTAGGCCGTTTGCTGGAAAACCTGTTGAGTGAAGGTGTAGTCTTGGTAGCCACTTCCAACTACGCCCCATCCGAACTCTATCCTCAAGGCCAAAACCGCAGCAGTTTTCTGCCAACCATCGCCCTTATCGAGTCCAACCTGACCGTTTTAAATGTAGATGGAGGCGAAGATTACCGCTTGCGTACGCTGCGTCCTGCCGAAATTTTCTTTGTCCCCAATAATGAAGAGAACGAGCAAAAACTGGCTGCTTTATTTAAAGAAATGAGCGGAATCTCTGAATTAAACCCAGGCATCAGCATTATTCATGGACGGGAAATTCCCCATAAAGCCCAGTCAGAACGTGCCATCTGGTTTGATTTCCGCGCATTATGTTTTGGCCCGCGCTCACAAGCTGACTATCTGTATTTAGCCGAACATTACGAGATGGTTTTCCTTTCAGGATTAGAGCGCCTAACCCCTCAAGAAAAAGCAGAAGCACGCCGCCTGACATGGTTAATTGACGTTTTATACGATTTCCGTGTGAAGCTGTGCGCTACCAGCACAGTTGGCGTAAACGATATTTACGTTGAAGGCGATTTCGCCGAAGAATTTACCCGTACAGCCAGCCGTATGATCGAAATGCAATCTGAAGTCTATTTGGAACAACCACACCTGACTTTAAGCAAATAA
- a CDS encoding integration host factor subunit beta, with translation MTKSELMVRLAEVFAEKNGNQLLAKDVEYSVKVLVDTMTRSLARGQRIEIRGFGSFDLNHRPARIGRNPKTGERVEVPEKHVPHFKPGKELRERVDLALQESAH, from the coding sequence ATGACGAAGTCTGAATTGATGGTTCGCCTTGCAGAAGTGTTTGCCGAAAAAAATGGCAACCAACTGCTGGCTAAAGATGTCGAATACAGTGTAAAAGTCTTGGTTGATACCATGACCCGCTCACTGGCTCGTGGACAACGTATCGAAATCCGCGGCTTCGGCAGCTTCGACTTGAACCACCGCCCTGCCCGTATCGGGCGCAACCCCAAAACCGGCGAACGCGTGGAAGTGCCAGAAAAGCATGTTCCTCACTTCAAACCGGGTAAAGAGTTGCGTGAGCGTGTAGACTTGGCATTGCAAGAAAGTGCTCATTAA
- the rpsA gene encoding 30S ribosomal protein S1, which produces MTMENFAQLLEESFTLQEMNPGEVITAEVVGIDQNFVTVNAGLKSESLIDVAEFKNAQGEIEVKVGDFVTVTIESVENGFGETKLSREKAKRAADWIALEEAMENGDILSGVINGKVKGGLTVMINSIRAFLPGSLVDVRPVKDTSHFEGKEIEFKVIKLDKKRNNVVVSRRAVLEATLGEERKALLENLQEGSVIKGIVKNITDYGAFVDLGGIDGLLHITDLAWRRVKHPSEVLEVGQEVEAKVLKFDQDKQRVSLGMKQLGEDPWSGLTRRYPQGTRLFGKVSNLTDYGAFVEIEQGIEGLVHVSEMDWTNKNVHPSKVVQLGDEVEVMILEIDEDRRRISLGMKQCQANPWEEFAANHNKGDKISGAVKSITDFGVFVGLPGGIDGLVHLSDLSWTEAGEEAVRKYKKGEEVEAVVLAIDVEKERISLGIKQLEGDPFGNFISVNDKGSLVKGSVKSVDAKGAVVALSEEVEGYLPASEFAADRVEDLTTKLKEGDEVEAVIVTVDRKNRSIRLSVKAKDAKENREALNSVNAAATANAGTTSLGDLLKAKLSGDQE; this is translated from the coding sequence ATGACTATGGAAAATTTTGCCCAGCTGCTGGAAGAAAGCTTTACCCTGCAAGAGATGAACCCAGGTGAAGTGATTACTGCCGAAGTAGTCGGCATCGATCAAAACTTCGTTACCGTTAACGCAGGTCTGAAATCAGAATCTCTGATTGATGTTGCTGAATTCAAAAACGCTCAGGGCGAGATTGAAGTTAAAGTTGGCGACTTCGTTACCGTTACCATCGAATCTGTTGAAAACGGCTTCGGCGAAACCAAACTGTCCCGCGAAAAAGCTAAACGCGCTGCCGACTGGATCGCTTTGGAAGAAGCTATGGAAAACGGCGACATCCTGTCCGGCGTTATCAATGGCAAAGTCAAAGGTGGTCTGACTGTTATGATCAACAGCATCCGTGCATTCCTGCCGGGTTCTTTGGTTGACGTACGTCCTGTAAAAGACACTTCTCACTTCGAAGGCAAAGAAATTGAATTCAAAGTGATCAAACTGGACAAAAAACGCAACAACGTTGTTGTGTCCCGCCGCGCTGTTCTGGAAGCTACTTTGGGCGAAGAACGCAAAGCCTTGCTGGAAAACCTGCAAGAAGGTTCAGTTATCAAAGGTATCGTTAAAAACATCACCGATTATGGTGCATTCGTTGACTTGGGCGGCATCGACGGTCTGTTGCACATCACCGACTTGGCATGGCGCCGTGTGAAACACCCAAGCGAAGTTTTGGAAGTTGGTCAAGAAGTAGAAGCTAAAGTCCTGAAATTCGACCAAGACAAACAACGCGTTTCCCTGGGTATGAAACAACTGGGCGAAGATCCTTGGAGCGGCCTGACCCGTCGTTACCCACAAGGTACCCGCCTGTTCGGTAAAGTATCCAACCTGACCGACTACGGTGCATTCGTTGAAATCGAACAAGGCATCGAAGGTTTGGTACACGTTTCCGAAATGGATTGGACCAACAAAAACGTACACCCAAGCAAAGTTGTTCAACTGGGTGACGAAGTTGAAGTAATGATCCTGGAAATCGACGAAGACCGCCGCCGTATCTCTTTGGGTATGAAACAATGCCAAGCTAACCCTTGGGAAGAGTTTGCTGCCAACCACAACAAAGGCGACAAAATCTCCGGCGCAGTTAAATCTATCACTGACTTCGGCGTATTCGTAGGTCTGCCTGGCGGTATCGACGGCCTGGTTCACTTGTCTGACCTGTCTTGGACTGAAGCCGGCGAAGAAGCTGTACGCAAATACAAAAAAGGCGAAGAAGTTGAAGCCGTTGTATTGGCAATCGACGTTGAAAAAGAACGCATCTCTTTGGGTATCAAACAACTGGAAGGTGATCCGTTCGGCAACTTCATCAGCGTAAACGACAAAGGTTCTTTGGTTAAAGGTTCTGTGAAATCTGTTGACGCCAAAGGTGCCGTAGTTGCTCTGTCTGAAGAAGTTGAAGGCTACCTGCCTGCTTCTGAATTCGCTGCTGACCGCGTTGAAGACCTGACTACCAAACTGAAAGAAGGCGACGAAGTTGAAGCCGTTATCGTTACCGTTGACCGCAAAAACCGCAGCATCCGCCTGTCTGTTAAAGCGAAAGACGCTAAAGAAAACCGCGAAGCGCTGAATTCAGTTAACGCTGCTGCGACTGCCAATGCCGGTACTACCAGCCTGGGCGACTTGCTGAAAGCCAAACTGTCCGGCGACCAAGAATAA
- the cmk gene encoding (d)CMP kinase: MSLKQKVIAIDGPSASGKGTVASRVAEALGFLYLDSGALYRLTALYAQKQNVAWTDEDAVSTLAETLPAQFEGSAVLLNGEDVSEQIRTEAIGMGASAVAQLPKVRAALLQRQRDFLTEKGLVADGRDIGSVIFPDAALKIFLTASANVRAQRRAKQLGIPCEGVAFERILSDIEARDEADRRRPVAPLKQLPDALLLDTDNLSIEEAVKKVLDWYHKV; this comes from the coding sequence ATGAGCCTCAAGCAAAAAGTCATCGCCATCGACGGCCCCAGCGCATCCGGTAAAGGGACAGTTGCCTCACGCGTAGCCGAAGCCTTGGGTTTTCTTTACCTCGACTCCGGTGCGCTTTACCGCCTGACCGCGCTTTACGCACAAAAACAAAATGTTGCCTGGACAGATGAAGATGCCGTCAGCACACTGGCAGAAACTTTGCCCGCACAATTTGAAGGCAGCGCCGTATTATTAAACGGCGAAGATGTATCCGAGCAAATCCGTACCGAAGCGATTGGCATGGGCGCATCTGCCGTCGCGCAGTTGCCTAAAGTGCGTGCCGCCCTTTTGCAACGCCAACGCGACTTCCTAACCGAAAAAGGCTTGGTCGCCGACGGCCGCGATATCGGCTCGGTTATTTTCCCTGATGCCGCATTAAAAATTTTCCTGACCGCAAGTGCCAATGTCCGCGCCCAACGTCGTGCCAAACAACTCGGTATCCCATGCGAAGGCGTTGCATTCGAGCGTATTTTGTCGGACATTGAAGCGCGTGACGAAGCAGACCGCCGCCGCCCTGTTGCTCCGTTGAAACAGCTTCCCGACGCCCTGCTTTTAGATACTGATAACCTTTCTATCGAAGAAGCTGTAAAAAAAGTGCTTGATTGGTATCATAAAGTTTAA
- the ruvB gene encoding Holliday junction branch migration DNA helicase RuvB — protein MLQTDNLTSAQPQRIITAQNISAQEELLERALRPKTLNDYIGQDKAKEQLAIFIQAAKKRGEALDHTLLFGPPGLGKTTLAHIIAKELGVNLRQTSGPVLERAGDLAALLTNLEPHDVLFIDEIHRLSPVVEEILYPALEDYQLDIMIGEGPAARSVKIDLPPFTLVGATTRAGMLTNPLRDRFGIVSRLEFYQNKDLATIVARSAQLLQLEMGDEGAMEVAKRSRGTPRIANRLLRRVRDYADVKNNGVIDAEIADAALSMLDVDGQGLDVMDRKFLEAILHKFSGGPVGLENVAAAIGESTDTIEDVIEPYLIQQGFLQRTPRGRVATERAYLHFGLKVQE, from the coding sequence ATGTTACAAACCGATAATCTTACTTCTGCACAACCTCAGCGCATTATCACTGCTCAAAATATTTCCGCTCAGGAGGAATTGCTTGAACGTGCTTTACGTCCGAAAACTTTAAACGACTATATCGGGCAGGATAAGGCAAAAGAGCAGTTGGCCATTTTTATTCAGGCGGCGAAAAAACGTGGCGAAGCGCTTGACCACACTTTGCTGTTTGGCCCTCCGGGTTTGGGCAAAACTACTTTGGCACACATTATCGCCAAAGAGTTAGGCGTTAATTTGCGCCAAACCAGCGGCCCGGTTTTGGAACGTGCCGGCGACCTTGCAGCCTTGTTGACCAACCTCGAGCCTCATGATGTGCTGTTTATTGATGAAATCCACCGTTTAAGCCCCGTGGTTGAAGAAATCCTTTATCCTGCGCTTGAAGATTATCAGTTGGACATCATGATAGGCGAGGGTCCGGCCGCGCGTTCGGTCAAAATCGATTTACCGCCGTTTACATTGGTAGGTGCGACGACCCGTGCCGGTATGCTGACCAATCCTTTGCGCGACCGTTTCGGTATCGTGTCCCGATTGGAGTTTTATCAGAATAAAGATTTGGCGACTATTGTTGCCCGTTCAGCCCAATTGTTGCAGTTGGAAATGGGCGACGAGGGTGCGATGGAAGTGGCCAAGCGCAGCCGCGGTACGCCGCGTATTGCCAACCGCCTTTTGCGACGTGTACGCGATTACGCTGATGTGAAAAACAACGGCGTGATTGATGCGGAAATTGCCGATGCGGCCTTGAGTATGCTGGATGTGGACGGGCAAGGTTTGGATGTGATGGATAGGAAATTCCTTGAGGCGATTCTGCACAAATTCAGCGGCGGTCCTGTCGGTTTGGAAAACGTGGCTGCTGCGATTGGCGAATCGACCGATACCATCGAAGATGTGATTGAGCCTTATCTGATTCAGCAGGGCTTTTTGCAGCGTACACCGCGCGGACGCGTAGCAACCGAACGAGCCTATCTGCATTTCGGTTTGAAGGTTCAAGAATAA
- a CDS encoding ATP-binding cassette domain-containing protein — translation MNILSVENASFAVGHFALLDKTSFQLDSGEKIGLIGRNGAGKSSFLKILAGVQKLDDGQIIVQNNLKIVYVPQESFFDKEATVFDTVAEGLGEIRDLLRRYHHVSHELENGSSEALLKELNELQLEIEAKDGWKLDAAVKQTLGELGLPENEKIGNLSGGQKKRVALAQAWVQKPDVLLLDEPTNHLDIDAIIWLENLLKAFEGSLVVITHDRRFLDNIATRIVELDRGILRSYPGSFSKYSEKKAQELAVEAEHNRLFDKFHAQEEAWIRKGIEARRTRNEGRVRRLEELRRQRAERRNVQGQVNFKLDSGEKSGKIIAELEHASFAYGDKVIMDKFSAILQRGDKIGLIGPNGIGKTTFLKLILGELQPTYGRIRIGSKQEVAYFDQFRSALNENDTVFYTLGQGNDYVEVGGKKKHVMSYLEDFLFHPARAQSPVSSLSGGERNRLLLAKLFTRPANILVLDEPTNDLDIDTQELLEDLLRDYQGTVFLVSHDRMFLDNVITQSIVFEGQGRLKEYIGGYQDYIDAKSREDKIQTASAPKAVAEPEKIKPKANRTVKLSYKEQRELDALPDEIAALETEQAEINTQLSDPEIFKDYEKAGALQSRAEEIEMLLLEKLERWEWLEAKQNGEAV, via the coding sequence ATGAATATCTTATCCGTAGAAAATGCTTCTTTTGCTGTCGGTCATTTCGCCTTGCTCGACAAAACTTCTTTTCAACTCGACAGCGGCGAAAAAATCGGTTTAATCGGCCGCAACGGTGCGGGTAAGTCTTCGTTTCTGAAAATCCTCGCCGGTGTACAGAAGCTCGACGACGGGCAGATTATTGTTCAGAACAACCTCAAAATTGTTTATGTGCCGCAGGAATCCTTTTTTGATAAGGAAGCAACCGTATTTGATACCGTTGCCGAAGGTTTGGGCGAAATTCGCGATTTATTGCGCCGTTATCATCATGTCAGCCATGAGTTGGAAAATGGTTCGAGTGAGGCTTTGTTAAAAGAGCTCAACGAATTACAACTCGAAATTGAAGCGAAGGACGGCTGGAAGCTGGATGCGGCAGTCAAGCAGACTTTGGGGGAACTGGGTTTGCCGGAAAACGAAAAAATCGGCAACCTTTCCGGCGGTCAGAAAAAGCGCGTCGCTTTGGCGCAGGCTTGGGTGCAAAAGCCCGACGTATTGCTACTGGACGAACCGACCAACCATTTGGACATCGACGCGATTATTTGGTTGGAAAACCTGCTCAAAGCATTTGAAGGCAGCTTGGTCGTGATTACCCACGACCGCCGTTTCCTGGACAATATCGCCACACGTATCGTCGAACTCGACCGCGGTATTCTGCGCTCCTATCCTGGCTCGTTCTCCAAATACAGCGAGAAAAAAGCGCAAGAGTTGGCAGTTGAGGCGGAACATAACCGCCTCTTCGACAAATTCCACGCTCAGGAAGAAGCGTGGATACGCAAAGGCATCGAAGCGCGCCGTACCCGTAACGAAGGCCGCGTACGCCGTTTGGAAGAGCTGCGCCGCCAGCGTGCCGAACGCCGTAACGTACAAGGGCAGGTCAACTTTAAGCTCGACAGTGGCGAAAAAAGCGGCAAAATCATCGCCGAATTGGAACATGCTTCGTTTGCCTATGGTGACAAAGTCATCATGGACAAATTCTCCGCTATCTTGCAGCGCGGCGACAAAATCGGCTTAATCGGTCCAAACGGTATCGGTAAAACCACCTTCCTTAAGCTGATTTTGGGCGAATTGCAGCCGACCTACGGCAGAATCCGCATCGGCAGTAAACAGGAAGTTGCTTATTTCGACCAGTTCCGCAGCGCGTTGAACGAAAACGACACTGTGTTTTACACGCTGGGACAGGGCAATGATTACGTTGAAGTCGGCGGTAAGAAAAAGCATGTGATGAGCTATTTGGAAGATTTTCTATTCCATCCAGCCCGCGCGCAAAGTCCCGTTTCATCGCTCTCCGGTGGCGAACGTAACCGCCTCCTGTTGGCAAAACTCTTTACCCGCCCTGCCAATATCCTGGTCTTGGACGAACCGACCAACGACTTGGATATCGACACCCAAGAGCTGCTTGAAGACTTGCTGCGTGATTACCAAGGCACGGTATTCCTTGTCTCGCATGACCGTATGTTCTTGGATAATGTGATTACCCAAAGCATTGTTTTCGAAGGACAAGGCCGTCTGAAAGAATATATCGGCGGCTATCAGGACTATATCGACGCAAAATCGCGGGAAGATAAAATTCAGACGGCCTCTGCGCCTAAAGCGGTTGCCGAGCCTGAAAAAATCAAACCCAAAGCCAACCGTACGGTCAAACTTTCCTACAAAGAACAGCGCGAACTCGATGCCCTGCCTGATGAAATCGCCGCTTTGGAAACCGAACAGGCTGAAATCAATACCCAGCTTTCCGATCCTGAAATTTTCAAAGATTACGAAAAAGCAGGTGCATTGCAAAGCAGGGCTGAAGAAATCGAAATGCTGCTTTTGGAAAAGCTGGAACGCTGGGAATGGCTGGAAGCGAAACAAAATGGCGAAGCGGTTTAA
- a CDS encoding type II toxin-antitoxin system RatA family toxin, whose product MKKVEKNVLVLHSTKEMFELVDKVEDYPKFLPWYSKTEVIERKGNELKARLFMDYMRVKQSFATHNHNIPGQEIRMDLLEGPFKTLRGTWKFIDLGDDMCKVEFRLEYDFSNAVLSAMISPVFGHLAGTLVDAFIKEADRRYA is encoded by the coding sequence ATGAAAAAAGTCGAGAAAAACGTATTGGTGCTGCATAGCACTAAGGAAATGTTTGAGCTGGTGGACAAAGTTGAGGACTATCCAAAATTTTTGCCGTGGTACAGCAAGACTGAAGTCATCGAACGCAAAGGCAATGAGCTAAAAGCGCGCCTGTTTATGGACTATATGCGTGTCAAGCAGTCGTTTGCAACGCACAACCACAATATCCCGGGGCAGGAAATCCGCATGGATTTGCTTGAGGGGCCGTTTAAAACCCTGCGCGGCACTTGGAAATTTATCGATTTGGGCGATGATATGTGCAAAGTCGAATTCAGATTAGAATACGATTTCTCCAATGCCGTACTCTCTGCCATGATTTCCCCGGTGTTCGGCCATCTTGCCGGTACGCTGGTAGATGCTTTTATTAAAGAGGCCGATCGCCGCTATGCTTGA
- a CDS encoding RnfH family protein — protein sequence MLEIEIVYGLADRQVLKGMTVAEGTTVREAALQSGLEVEFPELDLQQAPLGIFGKAVKDETALRDGDRIEVYRPLLIDPKEARRKRAGQE from the coding sequence ATGCTTGAGATTGAAATTGTTTACGGACTGGCCGACAGGCAAGTGTTGAAGGGCATGACCGTTGCCGAAGGTACAACCGTACGCGAAGCTGCCCTGCAAAGCGGTTTGGAGGTGGAGTTCCCAGAGTTGGATTTGCAGCAAGCGCCTTTGGGTATTTTCGGCAAGGCCGTGAAAGACGAGACAGCGTTGCGCGATGGCGATCGGATTGAGGTTTATCGTCCATTGTTGATTGATCCGAAAGAAGCGAGACGTAAACGCGCAGGGCAAGAATAA
- the pth gene encoding aminoacyl-tRNA hydrolase produces MSLKIKLIVGLGNPGQEYEQTRHNVGFWLLDELAWKWKVNFKDEKKFYGEVARATTPDGDVWLLKPMTFMNRSGQAVAALAQFYKIKPEEILVVHDELDIPCGRIKFKLGGGNGGHNGLKDIQARLGTPNFYRLRLGIDHPGDRNLVVGYVLNKPSAEHRQQIDDSIAKSLQGLPAVLNGEWEEATRFLHSK; encoded by the coding sequence ATGAGCTTGAAAATTAAATTAATCGTCGGTTTGGGCAATCCAGGCCAAGAATACGAACAAACGCGCCACAATGTCGGCTTTTGGCTGTTGGACGAGCTGGCGTGGAAATGGAAAGTCAATTTTAAAGACGAAAAGAAATTTTACGGTGAAGTAGCGCGCGCCACTACGCCTGATGGCGATGTTTGGCTGCTCAAACCCATGACCTTTATGAACCGCTCCGGTCAGGCCGTTGCCGCTTTGGCTCAGTTTTACAAAATCAAGCCGGAGGAAATCTTGGTGGTTCATGACGAGCTGGATATTCCATGCGGCCGTATCAAATTCAAACTTGGCGGCGGCAACGGCGGACACAACGGCCTCAAAGATATTCAGGCTCGTTTGGGTACGCCTAATTTCTACCGCCTGCGCTTGGGCATTGATCATCCTGGCGACCGTAATCTGGTTGTCGGTTATGTGTTGAATAAACCGTCAGCGGAACACAGACAGCAAATTGATGATTCCATCGCCAAATCCCTGCAAGGATTGCCGGCCGTGTTGAATGGCGAATGGGAAGAAGCAACACGTTTTTTACACAGTAAGTAA